One genomic segment of Erysipelotrichaceae bacterium 66202529 includes these proteins:
- a CDS encoding iron-only hydrogenase system regulator, whose translation METRVAVIGIIVENTESAEKINSILHEYAQYIIGRMGVPYQKRKISVISIIMDAPQPVISALSGKLGKLEGVSTKALYSNVMENADG comes from the coding sequence ATGGAAACAAGAGTTGCTGTTATTGGTATTATTGTTGAAAACACAGAATCGGCTGAGAAGATCAATTCCATACTGCATGAATATGCACAGTACATTATCGGACGTATGGGGGTTCCGTATCAGAAAAGAAAAATTTCTGTAATCAGTATTATTATGGATGCTCCGCAGCCTGTAATTTCTGCATTATCAGGGAAGCTAGGCAAGCTGGAGGGTGTGAGTACAAAAGCATTATATTCCAATGTGATGGAGAATGCAGATGGATGA
- a CDS encoding ATP-binding cassette domain-containing protein yields the protein MKEQIVSMENVSIHFGSTKALKDVSVQIYKGEIFGFLGPSGAGKTTTIKLLTKQLKQDQGSIRIFGKEITDLGDALYDHIGVLSDNSGMYEKMSVYDNLKIFADLKKIPHEQIENILKKTRLWDDRRKKARDLSRGMKQRLLFSRTILHKPDILFLDEPTSALDPATSEAVYDIITELKKDGTTIFLTTHNMYEADLLCDRVAFLHEGSIVECDNPDTLKLKHSVNEVVILSDTGKEYYTKRDKQSIWKTMQEMDGDVARIASVEPDLKTIFLDLTGRNL from the coding sequence ATGAAAGAACAAATTGTATCAATGGAGAATGTTTCCATTCACTTTGGCAGTACAAAAGCGTTAAAGGATGTTTCTGTTCAAATATATAAGGGAGAAATTTTTGGATTTCTCGGGCCAAGCGGAGCAGGGAAAACAACTACCATTAAGCTTCTGACAAAGCAGCTGAAACAGGATCAGGGCAGCATTCGTATTTTTGGAAAAGAGATAACAGACTTAGGCGATGCGCTTTATGACCACATCGGTGTGTTATCGGATAATAGTGGGATGTATGAAAAAATGTCAGTATATGATAATCTGAAAATATTTGCTGATTTAAAAAAAATACCACATGAACAGATTGAGAATATATTAAAGAAAACCAGGCTGTGGGATGATAGAAGGAAAAAGGCACGAGATCTGTCACGCGGTATGAAACAAAGACTGCTTTTTTCAAGAACTATTTTGCATAAGCCGGATATTTTATTTCTGGATGAACCCACAAGTGCCTTGGATCCTGCAACGAGTGAAGCTGTGTATGATATTATTACGGAATTAAAGAAGGATGGTACGACGATTTTTCTTACGACGCATAATATGTATGAAGCGGATTTGCTATGTGACCGTGTTGCATTTTTACATGAGGGAAGCATCGTGGAATGTGATAATCCGGATACCTTAAAACTAAAGCATTCGGTAAATGAAGTGGTAATTCTCTCAGATACCGGTAAGGAGTATTATACAAAGAGGGATAAACAAAGTATATGGAAAACAATGCAGGAAATGGATGGTGATGTCGCAAGAATCGCATCGGTAGAGCCAGATTTGAAAACGATATTTCTTGATCTCACAGGGAGGAATTTATAA
- the hydE gene encoding [FeFe] hydrogenase H-cluster radical SAM maturase HydE gives MDDFRVLIEKLYRTGWLQDAEFLKLLSNHEDEKLRKLLAEFARRTAQRYYGNKVYTRGLIEFSNYCKNDCYYCGIRRSNAQAQRYRLEKEDILSCCEEGYRLGFRTFVLQSGEDGFYTDDILTDIIVTIKSKYPDCALTLSLGEKDKESYQRFYDAGADRYLLRHETSNEKHYRCLHPQELTIAHRKQCLWNLKSIGFQTGCGIMVGSPSQKLQHIIEDLHFMKELQPEMVGIGPFLPHHDTPFRNEKPGSYTLTLTLLSIIRLILPDVLLPATTALGTIHPKGREQGILAGANVVMPNLSPVAVRKKYMLYDNKICTGDEAAECRVCLSNRMRSIGYELVTDRGDSIRKIEEKRICTINIH, from the coding sequence ATGGATGATTTTCGTGTATTGATTGAAAAGCTGTACCGCACCGGATGGCTTCAGGATGCGGAATTTTTAAAGCTGCTAAGCAATCATGAGGATGAAAAGCTGCGTAAGCTGCTTGCAGAATTTGCCAGAAGAACAGCACAGCGCTATTACGGAAACAAGGTGTATACCAGAGGATTGATAGAGTTTAGTAACTACTGCAAAAATGACTGCTACTATTGCGGTATCCGGCGCAGTAATGCTCAGGCACAGCGTTACCGTTTGGAAAAGGAAGATATTCTGTCCTGCTGCGAGGAAGGCTATAGACTTGGCTTTCGTACTTTTGTGTTACAGTCCGGGGAGGATGGGTTTTATACAGACGATATCCTGACAGATATCATTGTAACCATAAAATCCAAATATCCGGATTGTGCTTTGACACTTTCTCTGGGGGAAAAGGATAAAGAAAGCTATCAGCGGTTTTATGATGCAGGAGCTGACCGTTATCTGCTGCGGCATGAAACAAGCAATGAAAAGCATTACCGCTGTCTGCATCCGCAGGAGCTTACGATTGCACACCGTAAGCAATGTCTGTGGAATTTAAAATCCATCGGCTTTCAAACAGGCTGCGGAATTATGGTAGGTTCACCGTCACAGAAGCTACAGCATATCATAGAGGATTTGCATTTTATGAAGGAGCTGCAGCCGGAAATGGTAGGAATCGGCCCCTTTCTTCCCCATCATGATACGCCGTTTCGTAATGAGAAGCCGGGAAGCTACACACTGACGCTGACACTTCTCTCCATTATCCGACTGATTCTTCCTGATGTACTTCTTCCTGCAACGACTGCACTGGGAACCATACATCCGAAAGGAAGAGAGCAGGGGATTCTGGCTGGAGCCAATGTGGTTATGCCAAATCTGAGTCCGGTAGCTGTGAGAAAGAAATATATGCTGTATGACAATAAAATCTGCACCGGGGATGAAGCAGCCGAATGCAGAGTGTGTTTATCCAATCGTATGCGGAGTATCGGGTATGAGCTTGTGACAGATCGTGGCGACAGTATAAGAAAGATAGAGGAAAAACGGATATGTACAATAAACATTCATTAA
- the hydG gene encoding [FeFe] hydrogenase H-cluster radical SAM maturase HydG, translating to MYNKHSLKATEFIDDEEIKETLRYAQENKHNEELISALIERAKDCKGLTHREAAVLLECDLPKENEKMFALAKQIKQKLYGNRIVMFAPLYLSNYCVNGCVYCPYHYKNKHIRRKKLSQEEIRQEVIALQDMGHKRLALETGEDPVHSPIEYVLESIRTIYDIKHKNGAIRRVNVNIAATSVENYRKLKEAGIGTYILFQETYNKESYEQLHPNGPKANYAYHTEAMDRAMEGGIDDVGCGVLFGLNMYRYDFVGLLMHAEHLEAVHGVGPHTISVPRICPADDIDPDEFSNAISDEIFTKIVAVLRIAVPYTGMIISTRESQKTREKVLDLGISQISGASSTSVGGYAVPEKEEDNSAQFDVSDNRTLDEVVNWLLRLGYIPSFCTACYREGRTGDRFMSLVKSGQIANCCHPNALLTLREYLDDYASEETKALGSSTIEQELDNIPNEKARETCASYLHSIDEGKRDFRF from the coding sequence ATGTACAATAAACATTCATTAAAGGCTACGGAATTTATTGACGACGAGGAAATCAAAGAAACTTTACGCTATGCACAGGAGAATAAGCATAATGAGGAGCTGATCAGCGCTCTGATTGAGCGTGCAAAAGACTGCAAGGGTCTGACACACAGGGAAGCAGCGGTTTTACTGGAATGCGATTTGCCAAAGGAAAATGAAAAAATGTTTGCACTGGCGAAACAGATCAAGCAGAAGCTGTACGGGAACCGTATCGTTATGTTTGCACCGCTGTATCTGTCTAATTATTGTGTGAATGGCTGTGTATACTGTCCCTACCATTATAAGAATAAACATATACGAAGGAAAAAACTAAGTCAGGAGGAAATTCGTCAGGAGGTCATTGCTCTGCAGGATATGGGACATAAACGGCTTGCTTTGGAAACCGGAGAGGATCCTGTTCATTCTCCGATTGAGTATGTTTTGGAAAGTATCCGGACTATTTATGATATCAAGCATAAAAACGGCGCAATCCGCCGAGTGAATGTGAACATAGCAGCTACGAGTGTTGAGAATTACCGAAAGCTGAAGGAGGCTGGTATCGGTACATATATCCTTTTTCAGGAAACCTATAACAAGGAGTCCTATGAACAACTGCATCCCAACGGGCCAAAAGCGAATTATGCCTATCATACAGAGGCCATGGATCGTGCAATGGAGGGTGGAATTGATGATGTAGGCTGCGGCGTGCTGTTTGGTTTAAATATGTATCGCTATGATTTTGTAGGCTTGCTGATGCATGCTGAGCATCTGGAAGCGGTTCATGGTGTGGGGCCGCATACCATCAGTGTACCAAGAATCTGTCCGGCTGATGATATTGATCCTGATGAATTTTCAAATGCAATCAGTGATGAAATCTTCACGAAGATCGTTGCCGTGCTGCGTATCGCTGTACCATATACCGGTATGATTATTTCCACCAGGGAATCTCAGAAAACACGGGAAAAGGTACTTGATTTGGGAATTTCACAGATTTCCGGGGCATCCTCAACCAGTGTCGGAGGCTATGCAGTACCGGAAAAAGAGGAGGATAACAGTGCGCAGTTTGACGTTAGTGATAACCGTACACTCGATGAGGTGGTAAACTGGCTGCTCAGGCTGGGCTATATTCCAAGCTTTTGTACAGCCTGCTATCGGGAAGGAAGAACTGGAGACCGTTTCATGAGCCTGGTAAAATCCGGACAGATTGCAAATTGTTGTCATCCAAATGCTTTGCTTACCCTTCGGGAATATCTGGATGATTATGCCAGTGAGGAGACAAAGGCACTTGGCAGCAGTACGATTGAACAGGAATTAGACAATATCCCAAATGAAAAGGCAAGAGAAACCTGTGCATCATATCTTCATTCCATTGATGAAGGAAAACGGGATTTCCGGTTCTGA
- a CDS encoding ABC transporter permease → MKLRLHTLLVLMKKDIHMMFSNKNVIILILLPVGFCALYQFMFADVMQKEGMEGFILRLCEIVNLSALPLTGLAMMVAEEKEKHTLRVLMLSDVSALEYLMSKVLVILCMMELVNVFIFFVTAAPVHALLPFLLITTITSISVLLFGSVIGIISKDQMSTGTLSTPLMVLFLIPPMFNDMNNTVARLAKFVPTTSMSDMIDAAVQGQSILSGEFLSGFVVIIAWTLLGAAAFIFMYKKHRMDN, encoded by the coding sequence ATGAAACTGAGACTTCATACATTGCTTGTATTGATGAAAAAAGATATTCATATGATGTTCAGTAATAAAAATGTCATCATTTTGATTTTGCTGCCGGTGGGCTTTTGTGCCTTGTATCAATTCATGTTTGCGGATGTGATGCAAAAGGAAGGAATGGAGGGCTTTATCCTGCGTCTGTGTGAAATTGTTAATCTGTCCGCATTACCGCTGACCGGTCTGGCGATGATGGTTGCTGAGGAAAAGGAAAAGCACACACTTCGTGTACTGATGCTGAGTGATGTAAGTGCCCTGGAATATCTGATGTCAAAGGTGCTGGTGATTTTATGTATGATGGAGCTGGTTAATGTGTTTATATTTTTTGTAACGGCAGCACCAGTGCATGCTCTGCTTCCGTTCCTGCTCATAACAACCATAACCTCCATATCCGTATTGCTGTTTGGTTCAGTTATTGGAATTATAAGCAAGGATCAAATGTCCACAGGAACTTTATCAACACCGCTTATGGTATTGTTTCTAATTCCACCGATGTTTAACGATATGAATAATACTGTAGCGAGACTAGCAAAGTTTGTACCAACTACTTCGATGTCCGATATGATTGATGCAGCCGTTCAGGGACAAAGTATATTGTCAGGAGAATTTTTATCCGGCTTTGTGGTAATCATTGCATGGACGCTTTTGGGGGCAGCTGCATTCATATTTATGTATAAAAAGCACCGTATGGATAACTGA
- the hydF gene encoding [FeFe] hydrogenase H-cluster maturation GTPase HydF — protein MSLNETPNAVRLHIGIFGKRNSGKSTLLNAITGQKISTVSPIAGTTTDPVIKAMELHGLGPVVFYDTAGFDDEGELGALRVEKTKEITQKTDMAILVFRDPDISWEMEWYDALKEKKIPVLCIWNKDNRDMAQVEKSLQRIKRKIGNDVLVLDAARDQITETIRQALIRLLPCELTQETITGHLVSPHDLVLLVMPQDIQAPKGRLILPQVQTIRDLLDHKCIVQSCTSDTLDAALSTLAKPPKLIITDSQVFSLVYEKKPEESLLTSFSVLFAKYKGDIQYFIESAKAIDTLHSTSRVLIAEACTHAPLTEDIGRVKIPAMLKKRYGDGLQIEIVSGTDFPKDVKKYDLIIHCGACMFNKKYVLSRVEQAKQEGVPMTNYGIAIAYIKKILDHITY, from the coding sequence ATGAGTTTGAATGAAACACCGAATGCAGTACGGCTGCATATAGGAATATTCGGAAAGCGAAACAGCGGGAAATCCACACTGTTAAATGCAATAACCGGGCAGAAAATATCAACGGTATCTCCGATTGCGGGAACGACTACCGATCCGGTTATAAAAGCAATGGAGTTACACGGTCTGGGCCCTGTTGTGTTTTATGATACAGCAGGCTTCGATGATGAAGGGGAGCTTGGAGCGCTGCGTGTTGAAAAAACAAAGGAGATTACACAGAAAACAGATATGGCGATTCTGGTGTTCCGTGATCCTGATATTTCCTGGGAAATGGAATGGTATGATGCTCTCAAAGAAAAAAAGATTCCTGTTTTATGTATCTGGAATAAAGATAACAGGGATATGGCACAGGTTGAAAAAAGCTTACAGCGGATAAAACGTAAAATTGGAAATGATGTACTTGTTCTGGATGCCGCAAGGGATCAAATAACAGAAACAATACGGCAGGCCTTAATACGTTTATTACCTTGTGAGCTGACACAGGAGACGATAACAGGACATCTGGTATCACCACATGATTTGGTGCTTCTTGTTATGCCACAGGATATACAGGCTCCAAAGGGCAGGCTGATTCTGCCGCAGGTACAGACAATCCGCGATTTGCTGGATCATAAATGTATTGTACAGAGCTGTACAAGTGATACACTGGATGCTGCATTATCCACACTGGCAAAGCCGCCAAAGCTGATTATCACAGATTCACAGGTGTTTTCCCTGGTATATGAAAAAAAGCCGGAGGAAAGCCTGCTGACATCCTTTTCTGTTCTTTTTGCGAAATATAAGGGAGACATTCAGTATTTTATTGAAAGTGCCAAAGCAATCGACACATTGCATTCCACTAGCAGGGTTCTCATTGCCGAAGCCTGTACCCATGCCCCTCTCACAGAGGATATCGGCAGGGTAAAAATACCCGCTATGCTGAAGAAAAGGTATGGGGATGGTTTACAGATAGAAATTGTCAGTGGTACAGATTTTCCAAAGGATGTAAAGAAGTATGATTTGATTATTCATTGCGGTGCCTGCATGTTTAATAAAAAATATGTTCTTTCCAGAGTGGAACAGGCGAAGCAGGAAGGTGTGCCGATGACAAATTATGGTATTGCGATTGCCTATATCAAGAAGATTCTGGATCATATCACATATTAA
- a CDS encoding aminoacyl-tRNA hydrolase, with product MKLIVGLGNPGKEYEMTRHNSGFCVLDAIAEECRVDIAQKKFKALIANTRIGSESVLLMKPQTFMNLSGEAVRAAMDFYKLSAENLLVIYDDLDLPVGKIRLRAQGSAGGQNGMKNIIRHIGTQEFDRIRVGIGKDARIPVIDWVLGKIRKEELDDYKSAVELARDAAIYSCSHSFMDTMSQFNRK from the coding sequence ATGAAATTGATCGTAGGACTGGGAAATCCAGGAAAAGAATATGAAATGACACGTCATAATTCCGGCTTTTGTGTATTGGATGCCATAGCGGAAGAATGTCGTGTTGATATAGCACAAAAGAAATTTAAGGCATTGATTGCAAATACGAGAATTGGAAGTGAATCGGTACTTTTGATGAAGCCGCAGACCTTTATGAATCTATCCGGTGAGGCGGTACGTGCAGCCATGGACTTTTATAAGCTGTCTGCGGAAAATCTGCTTGTCATTTATGATGATCTGGATCTTCCTGTTGGAAAAATCCGTTTGCGTGCACAGGGAAGTGCCGGAGGACAGAATGGTATGAAAAACATCATTCGTCATATCGGTACGCAGGAATTTGACAGAATCCGTGTCGGTATCGGTAAGGATGCCCGTATTCCTGTCATTGACTGGGTACTGGGGAAGATACGTAAAGAAGAGCTGGATGATTATAAATCAGCAGTGGAGCTGGCAAGAGATGCGGCAATCTACAGCTGCTCTCATTCCTTTATGGATACGATGAGTCAGTTCAACAGGAAATAG